GCAAAGATAACAATTATGGAGAATTATAAGACATAATTGAAGAGAAAACATTATTTTTGCAGAAAACATACTTATTATGATACAGTCAATGACTGGGTATGGTAAAGCTACTATTACCCTATCCGACAAGAAGATTAACGTTGAAATAAAATCACTGAACAGCAAAGCGCTGGACTTATCTACTCGTATAGCTCCACTTTACCGAGAAAAGGAAATGGAGATCAGAAATGAAATTTCAAAATTTCTGGAACGCGGTAAAATAGATTTCAGTCTTTGGATAGAAAAGAGTGATACAGATACAGTTACACCAATTAATGGAGCTGTTGTTGAAGGATACTATAAACAAATTAAACAACTTTCAGACTCATTGGAAATTCCAATGCCAGCCGACTGGTTTAATGTGTTGCTTAGAATGCCTGACGTAATGACTAAAAATGATGTTCAGGAACTTTCCGATGAAGAATGGGCAGAAGCACATCAGGCAGTAGAGGAAGCTGTTCAGCATTTAGTGGATTTCCGCAAGCAGGAAGGTGAAGCTTTGGCGAAAAAATTCAGAGAGAAAATTGCCAACATCGGCGCTTTGCTTGAATCTGTAACTCCACACGAAGAGGAACGAATTGAAAAGATTAAAACTCGTATTACAGATGCACTCGAAAAAACTGTAAGCGTAGATTTTGATAAAAACCGTCTTGAGCAGGAAATCATTTATTATATTGAAAAGCTTGATATCAATGAAGAGAAACAGCGCCTAGCCAACCACCTGAAATATTTCATCAACACAATGGAAGACGGAAGTGGTCAGGGAAAGAAGCTGGGATTCATTGCACAGGAAATGGGACGCGAAATCAATACTTTGGGCAGTAAATCAAATAATGCAGAGATGCAAAAGATTGTTGTTCAGATGAAAGATGAGCTTGAACAGATAAAAGAACAGGTTTTAAACGTAATGTAATATGAGCGGAAAGTTAATTATATTCTCAGCCCCTTCAGGTTCCGGCAAATCTACCATGATTAACTATTTGCTAAAACAGGACCTTCACCTTGCTTTCTCCATTTCGGCAACTAGTCGTTCGCCAAGAGGGAGTGAACAACACGGAGTGGAATACTTTTTTCTTTCTCCGGAAGAGTTTCGTCAACGCATAGACAATGATGAATTTCTGGAATACGAAGAAGTGTACAAGGACAGATTCTACGGTACCTTAAAAGCACAAGTAGAAAAACAGCTTGAAGCCGGACAAAATGTTGTATTCGATGTGGATGTCGTTGGCGGTTGTAACATTAAGAAATTCTATGGAGACCGTGCTCTTTCGGTATTTATCCAACCACCTTCTTTAGAGATACTCAGACAAAGACTGGAAGGAAGAGGTACCGACGAAGCTTCTGTTATTGAAAGTCGTTTGGCAAAAGCCGAATTCGAACTGGGATTTGCCTGTAAGTTCGACGTAGTGATAATTAATGACGATCTGGAAGAGGCACGTGACAGAGCTCTCAAAATACTCAGAGAGTTTTTGGATAAATAACTCTTTCTTTATCTTTTGCATACATCGCTGATATGAAAATAAAAACGGGAATTTTCGGGGGGACTTTTAATCCTATTCATATTGGGCACCTGGCACTGGCAAACTATATTTGCGAGTTCGAGGCGCTCGATGAATTGTGGTTTCTGGTCACCCCTCAGAATCCGTTACGCCAAGGAAGTGATTTCCTTGACGATGATAAACGTCTGGAGCTTGTAAAGCTGGCTATTGAAGGATATCCCAAATTCGTAGCTTCCGATTTTGAATTTCATCTTCCTAAACCTTCTTATTCCTGTAACACGTTGGATGAACTGAAAAAAGCTTATCCGGAAAGAGAATTTGTACTGATTATCGGTGCGGACAACTGGCTTATATTTGATAAGTGGAGAGACTACCAGCGAATAATTGACGAGAACGAAATCTGGATTTATCCTCGTCCGGGTTCTGTTGTTGATAAATCAACGCTTCCCCCGTCAGTAAAGCTCACTAATGTGCCCGAAATAGATATTTGCTCCACCTTTATCAGAGACGGACTGAAAAACAGAAAGGATATAAGATACTTTATGCATCCTGCTGTTTATCATAAAATAAAGGAAAAAGGTTATTTCTTGTAAGTACTCTATTTCGCCAGTTATCCTCTTTTATCATTGCAATTATTCCCTTTTGCACTTCAGAAATAAAAAAAATGCAAAATCATCTGCTTATCTGCTACTAAATTACTAAAAGTGCCTGCTACAAGATCTTTCAGGTAGTGGCAGATGATTTTTTATCTGCTACTAAGTTTAAGTTATCTACCACTAGAAGAGTATGCTGAAAACAATATTTTGTTTGAGAATGTCCGTCTGGTTACGTTTTTTCAAAAATCATTCGGCATTTCTTGTTAAACTATACTCCAATAAATACTATATGCACTTGGCGCGATTTTTTAAATCTCTCTCGGGATATTTCATTTATCAGGAATGATATTTGTGTGATCTTGTACAAAACAAATCTTTCTTCTGTACAAAAGAATTAATTGTTTTGTACAGAAGAATGCATTCTTTTGTACAAGGATGCACAAACTTGTTTAGTTACTTTATAAAAAGTAAATCAGAGTTTTGCTTTACTTCGGAGTGATATTTCAATAATTTCCAACGCATAAGGTAGTTGCATATTTTTTAGCACCATACCATCTATCAATAATAAAATGAATAGTTGTTTTCAGTATATCTTTTAGTAGCAGATGATTTGATTTAGTGGCAGATGATTTTTTATCTGCTACCAGCTAAAAGGCCTTGCAGCAAGTAGCTTTAGCGCTTTTAGTGGAAGATAAGCAGATAATGTTGTGTTTTTGGGTTCTTCGTCACTTTTGGTGCAAGCAAACGGTCTCAAATGCTTATCCAATCAAGATTCTACATGCTTTTTGATAAGCCATTTATTGAATCTGATAAAAAGTTGGTGAAAGCACTATAAATAAAAGGCTCAATGCAATATCTTGCACCAAAAGTGACGAAGAACCTGTTTTTGTTGTCTAGATTAGCAATATATTGCACGTCATCTGCAATGCAACTCAATAACCACAATCTCACTTGGTGCAAACATTCTCAGTCTTTTAGAAGAAGTACCTATCCCATTAGTGATAATTACCGGAACGCCGGCTGATGTTTTCTTTTTCCCTTTTAAAAACCTCTTCCCATAATGAGAAGGAACAATCGGTGCATAAAGTCCCATAAGAGTTACCTGCCCTCCATGCGTATGCCCCGCCAAGGCGAGATCGGTATTAGACACATCTACATCTTCTACATAATCCGGAGTATGAGTCAATAAGATAACAAAATCCTTCGGACTAAGAGCCAAAGTTGGTGAAACACCATTCTGTTTCAAATCAAAAGGGTTACGCACACCTGCAATGATAATCCGTTGGTCCCCTTTTGTTATCGTATCGCAAGCATGTTCCAACACACGCATACCATGTCTTTTCATTTCAGCAACTATATCATCATGACAGCGCTCGTAATCATTGTTTCCCATTACCCCGGCAATGCCATACTTTGGTTGAACCTCCGCCAGTCTGTCGAAAAGTTCCGTAACATACTGGCAACCTTCCTGATAATCTCCTCCCATCAACAACAAATCAGGGTTAACTGTTTGCAATTGGCGGACAAGTTTTATTAATCCCGCTTGCTGAAGAGCGCTCTTATAATGAAGATCTGAAATGAAAGCGATCCGAAAACCATCAAATGAATCAGGAATATCTTTATGGTAAAAGTCATACTTATTCACATGTTGTGCTCCCCGCCTCGAAAGATTCTTTGTGGTGGAACAGGAAGTAAGAAGTATTTCAAAAACAAGAAGGCAAAAGAACAAGCGTTGAGTTCTCATCTTAGGATTTATCTATTCAACAATAAAACTATCTGCTACAAAAATACGCCATATAACCCGAGAAAGATTAAACAAGAAAGACTTTTTTAAAGTGCTGATTTGTTAAAAGTATAAACATTTACTATCACGTTTTTAATTTAAACCGTTGATAAATAATTTTTTCTATCATATTGATGCACTAACAACTAAAAAATATATAAGTTTGCAACTTACAAAACATTGTTAGTAATAGTAATTTTTTGCGTTCTTAATATAATACCGTTATGAAAAAATTAGCATTTCTTTTAATATTTTTTATTTCTTGTTTACCCACAATGATACATGCTCAGGAAGACGAAAGTGAGAATAGCAAAAACTATCTGACTGGTGCCGTACCTGAAAAAGAGGGAAAAGTTGTTTTCTCCAAAGAATTCAACCTGTCTGGTCTGTCTCAAGATCAAGTTTTCGACAAAATGATGGATTGGATGGGAAAACGACTAAAAAAGAATAACAATACAAGTAGGGTGATTTATTCTGATAAAGAGAAAGCCATTTTAGCAGGATACGGCGAAGAATATATAATCTTCAAATCAAATTCACTCTCTCTGGACCGGGCTCTGATTAAATATCAGATAGTAGCTACATGTCTGCCGGGGAAATGTATTGTGGACATTGAAAAAATATATTATGACTACGAAAAAGATAAAAAGATACCAGCCGAACAACAGATAACTGACAAAGAGGCTTTGAATAAAGACAAAACCAAGCTGATACGAGGTTATGCTAAGTTCCGTATAAAGACAATTGATTTTGTCGACGCATTATTCTTCCATTTGCAGAAAGCAATAGGAGCAGCACCTATTACAACTCAGGTTACAGAGACAGCTCCCTTAGTTGCGAGTAAGCCCGATGTCAGTTCTATTCCTTCTATTTCCCAAACCCGTGAAGCAACTTCTTCCACCAGTGAAATGGCTGGATACAAACAAATTGCACCTGATAAGATTCCAGGGAATATTATCAAAATGCTCTCTGAAGACTGGATGCTGATTACGGCTGGTAATAAGGATAAGTTTAACATGATGACAGCCAGTTGGGGCGGAATAGGCTTTTTGTATCAAAAGCCTGTTACTTTCTGCTTTATAAACCCTACTCGCTATACCTATCAACTTATGGAGAATAATGACACTTACACATTGTCATTCTACACGGAAGCTTACCGCGACGCACTGAAATATTGCGGCAGTAAATCCGGTAAAGATGTGGATAAGGTAAAAGGTTCCGGATTAACGCCAATCACCACTCCTACTGGTAGCAAAGCTTTCTCACAAGCATGGCTTGTCATTGAATGCCGTAAAATGGTTGCACAATTTCTACAGTCAGAATCCATTACTGATAAAAGCTTGAAGGACAATTGGGCAGGAAAGCAAATGCACAAAATGTTTATTGGTGAGATAATCAATGTTTGGGTAAAATAGCCCAAACATTTCTTTTTTTTACTAATAAAAGGAAACCAGTTGTGACAGTAAATATTTCCGAGATAAAAGCTGGCAATAAAATAAAGCCAAACATCACGTCTTTAAATGGCCAAACCAGCCAAAAGACAAATGATAAACAAACTGAAAATATTACTTGTGACACAAGTTTACGAGCTTTATTAACAACCAAATGAATTTTAAGTATATAAAAAAATATTATAGTTCCTATAAAGTAGAATATACTTCCTAAAAACAGATTAAATATCAGTTTATCTTTAAAAGTAAAATATTTCACAATCTCATTATAAGTAAAAGCTGTTCTGACTCTATTCTTTGAAATCAAAAACTTATTTTTGTATACTTGGAGCGTATCAGTATATGTTCCTTTTTCAACTAAGTCTCCAGGCTTAGAATAGAAATACAAATATTTAGATATTTTCAGATGCATCAGACCTTTAAAGAAGTTCACATTATAACCATTAGATCTATAGTCTTTACATTTGTTGAATTTATACTTAAAACTATCATAAGAAGAAGCATATGAAAGATCTGAAATTTCATTTGTTGAATCGAGTTTAATTAATAAGCGAAAATCGTTCGGGGAATCATTTTCTTTGGCTACGACCCTACCACTAAATGAATTATCAAACAACACTTTTTGTTCAAAAGTATGAATGCTGGCACAATCTTCATCAGCTATTGCAAGCACAAAGTTGTTAAGTTTCAGATATCCCATAACAAGAAAAATATCCAGAACAGATATGATAAGAAGAAGCAAACATTTGATTTTCATCATGCCAATTCATTTTATTAAATTTCGTATTTAGAATAATTTATACTCAAATTAAAGCTTTATAGGTTATAAAAACAAATCAATATTTCGTAAAACAAGGGCAACATAAATATAATTATTTTTATATATAATACCTTTTTTATTGAATTAGGTAAAATAGTTTGCAGTTGATGGACAAATTTTATTAGTCTCGCTTGCTGAAGAGTCTTTTTTATAATGAAGTCTGAAACGAAAGCAATCTGGAAGCTGTAAAATGCTTCCAGATTGCTTCGCATTAAAAGTAATACTTATACATATTGTGCACCCCACTTCGAAAGGTTTTTTGTGGTGGAGCAGAAAGAGAATAGTAATCCTAGAAGTAACAGATATAGAAAGAATCCTTGCTCGTTATTTAGTGTATCCCTTTTCTTTCATCTTTGCTTGAATTTTAGAAACAATAGAGACACCCCACTTCTGTCCTACTTGAATTGCCTCTGTCGTAATATTCGGAGTTACATCACTAATCTTTTTTCCGGCAGGGGATTCATAGAAAGCCAATACATCTTCCAGTTCCTTTTGTGTTAAATACTTCTGATAGATCGGAGTTAGCATGTCCGTCATCTGGTTTACCACGTCTTTTAGTATTTCCTCTTTAGCTGAATCCCAAAATTCTTTAGGAACATTCGGTGAACTTTCTTGAAAAGGCTTAAATATCTGGGGAACCATAGCCTCCATATTTTTCAGAGTATTGGTAGCTACCAGATATTTTCTCATAACCTGTGAATAAGACTCTCCAGATTGTGCCATTGTAGTAACTGAGATAAATGTAAAAACAGCAAACAGAATTGTTTTCATTGACGAATGTTTCATAGTAGTAAATTTAATTTCAAAATAAGTATTTTAAAAGGAAGTGTTATTTTACTTGATTTTATAATTCAACAAAGATACTTATTTATCCGAATAAATTACATTTAGCCTTTACTTTCTACCAAGTAAACAACCCAAATCCGGATTTTTGCACCAACTTTCCGCATATTCTTCAGAATGATTGTATCTTTGTTCTGAAAAACGAAGAAAGATGAAAGATATAATAGAAAAGGACTCTGCGAAAGCTTGGTTGCTTGCTGCCCGCCCCAAGACATTGGCCGGAGCAGTAGTGCCCATATTAATAGGTAGTGGGCTGGCTATTGCCGATGGAAAATTTAATTGGCTGCCTGCACTGATCTGTTGTTTGTTTGCTTTCCTTATGCAGATAGCTTCCAACCTGATTAATGACTTGTTCGATTTTCTAAAAGGAACCGACCGCGAAGACCGTCTTGGTCCCGAACGAGCTTGTGCTCAGGGATGGATTTCTCCATCAGCCATGAAGAAAGGAATTTTTGTCGTCGTGGCATTGGCATGTCTCGTGGGTAGCACACTTCTTTTATACGGTGGATGGTGGCTTATTTTGGTCGGCATGTTCTGCGTAGCCTTTGCATTTCTTTATACCACCGGACCTTATCCTCTCTCCTACCACGGATGGGGAGATTTACTTGTACTTATCTTTTTTGGGGTTGTACCTGTATGCGGAACATACTACGTGCAAGCCCTTACACTCACCCCGCATGTTTTTGTTGGCTCTTTAGTTAGCGGACTGGTTATTGATACTTTACTAGTTGTGAACAACTACCGTGACCGTGATGCTGATGCTAAGAGTGGAAAAAAGACAATCATTGTCCGTTTCGGAGAACCTTTCGGACGTTTCATTTATCTCTTTCTTGGGATAGCTGCTTGCTGGCTCTGCATCTACTTTGCATGGGAAGGTCGCCTATGGGCAGCCTTACTTCCACAACTATACCTGATACCTCATTTTCTTACCTGGCAACGATTGGTTAAGATTCATAGTGGTAAAGAGCTGAATGCTCTTTTAGGAGAATCATCACGGAATATGCTTTTACTGGCAATACTTCTTTCTATGGGATTGATTATTGGATAATCTTTAATCTTCAAGGAAACCTTTTTTATTTATCTAAATA
This genomic interval from uncultured Bacteroides sp. contains the following:
- a CDS encoding YicC/YloC family endoribonuclease; the protein is MIQSMTGYGKATITLSDKKINVEIKSLNSKALDLSTRIAPLYREKEMEIRNEISKFLERGKIDFSLWIEKSDTDTVTPINGAVVEGYYKQIKQLSDSLEIPMPADWFNVLLRMPDVMTKNDVQELSDEEWAEAHQAVEEAVQHLVDFRKQEGEALAKKFREKIANIGALLESVTPHEEERIEKIKTRITDALEKTVSVDFDKNRLEQEIIYYIEKLDINEEKQRLANHLKYFINTMEDGSGQGKKLGFIAQEMGREINTLGSKSNNAEMQKIVVQMKDELEQIKEQVLNVM
- the gmk gene encoding guanylate kinase; translated protein: MSGKLIIFSAPSGSGKSTMINYLLKQDLHLAFSISATSRSPRGSEQHGVEYFFLSPEEFRQRIDNDEFLEYEEVYKDRFYGTLKAQVEKQLEAGQNVVFDVDVVGGCNIKKFYGDRALSVFIQPPSLEILRQRLEGRGTDEASVIESRLAKAEFELGFACKFDVVIINDDLEEARDRALKILREFLDK
- the nadD gene encoding nicotinate (nicotinamide) nucleotide adenylyltransferase, whose amino-acid sequence is MADMKIKTGIFGGTFNPIHIGHLALANYICEFEALDELWFLVTPQNPLRQGSDFLDDDKRLELVKLAIEGYPKFVASDFEFHLPKPSYSCNTLDELKKAYPEREFVLIIGADNWLIFDKWRDYQRIIDENEIWIYPRPGSVVDKSTLPPSVKLTNVPEIDICSTFIRDGLKNRKDIRYFMHPAVYHKIKEKGYFL
- a CDS encoding DUF4468 domain-containing protein; protein product: MKKLAFLLIFFISCLPTMIHAQEDESENSKNYLTGAVPEKEGKVVFSKEFNLSGLSQDQVFDKMMDWMGKRLKKNNNTSRVIYSDKEKAILAGYGEEYIIFKSNSLSLDRALIKYQIVATCLPGKCIVDIEKIYYDYEKDKKIPAEQQITDKEALNKDKTKLIRGYAKFRIKTIDFVDALFFHLQKAIGAAPITTQVTETAPLVASKPDVSSIPSISQTREATSSTSEMAGYKQIAPDKIPGNIIKMLSEDWMLITAGNKDKFNMMTASWGGIGFLYQKPVTFCFINPTRYTYQLMENNDTYTLSFYTEAYRDALKYCGSKSGKDVDKVKGSGLTPITTPTGSKAFSQAWLVIECRKMVAQFLQSESITDKSLKDNWAGKQMHKMFIGEIINVWVK
- a CDS encoding DUF2059 domain-containing protein, with the translated sequence MKTILFAVFTFISVTTMAQSGESYSQVMRKYLVATNTLKNMEAMVPQIFKPFQESSPNVPKEFWDSAKEEILKDVVNQMTDMLTPIYQKYLTQKELEDVLAFYESPAGKKISDVTPNITTEAIQVGQKWGVSIVSKIQAKMKEKGYTK
- a CDS encoding 1,4-dihydroxy-2-naphthoate polyprenyltransferase, with the protein product MKDIIEKDSAKAWLLAARPKTLAGAVVPILIGSGLAIADGKFNWLPALICCLFAFLMQIASNLINDLFDFLKGTDREDRLGPERACAQGWISPSAMKKGIFVVVALACLVGSTLLLYGGWWLILVGMFCVAFAFLYTTGPYPLSYHGWGDLLVLIFFGVVPVCGTYYVQALTLTPHVFVGSLVSGLVIDTLLVVNNYRDRDADAKSGKKTIIVRFGEPFGRFIYLFLGIAACWLCIYFAWEGRLWAALLPQLYLIPHFLTWQRLVKIHSGKELNALLGESSRNMLLLAILLSMGLIIG